A DNA window from Calliphora vicina chromosome 1, idCalVici1.1, whole genome shotgun sequence contains the following coding sequences:
- the Sym gene encoding symplekin, with the protein MDPILGRSQFLSETVNLFTDEKTANARARVVEWMNEINTSEPQIKCELLVKIQETIMGSCVELLEEFLEHILSLAHDTNMDVRKQVVGFMEQICKVKVEYLGQVVNVISMLLRDRSPQVIKRVIQASGSIYKNGLQWICNQQEMTDSCEQAWNVLSLIKAQILDLIDNENDGIRTNAIKFLEGAVVLQSYADEDSQKRDNDFSLENVPENLKIIKRKKLEEEAFNIFDILLKFHAATHISSVNLIACTGSLCTIAKLRPSLMSHVIEAFKSLNSNLPPTLTDSQVSSVKKSLKMQLIALLKNKGSYEYQSVIKHLLIDLGASQGEVQRAVPKMDKQEQMRRQKRILDNATTNLHKKMRLTKPQYLEEDSQEMVVDEEELEKQKQKSTKVNEKFLTEHLRSTNTVVNLVVEYLPKLPETVPDSFLKEYTPIKDLSIAQQVSKISNLLGQQMTEQKIGPGSAAFTKDVPMKVLIKDKPPSNKPSEEVMDIDEPSVSEPAPLDDEQVRKEEATKKLRENMERLKGEQELIERMKQKAKALKLQEVTKPFTRPQKEKFLMDAVKRILHAERQCIVGGVSAKRRKILTVMAATFPDNVRYYIFEFIMMDIKQRIDLAFSWLYEEYCLLQGFTRHSYVKSENRPDHAYNELLGQIIMGIINKCELRDKILLLRRVYLEAPLLPDECLKPLLKLILVAEYSSYGLDLLKELAILRPPRKAKFLRHLLNFGVHERVDIRDKALEHIITLYNSQKLLAPRIDEFALDWASYLEKEIPPAAIYGEEYGRPNVETAWREEIAKTCLIMLLTLAPHNAKTYLEKLTQIYSNTSADLKRTILRSIDPAIKQLGAENPLLLKLIEDSPKGCETLIIRIIYILTERQVAPAHELVLRVKELYHNKIKDVRVLIPILSGLTRQEILTALPKLIKLNQVVVKEVFNRLLSIGAEFANQTMATTPTEILVALHTIDISECDLKCIVKATSMCLAEKEVFTQDVLVSVLQQLVEIVPIPTLLMRTVIQSLTLYPRMANFVLNLLQRLILKQVWRQKVIWEGFLKCLQRLKPTSLPVMLHLPPQQLINALEQCPDLRPLLIEYAESIKEEPMSGITPQIMDIITGKAVDVFITDDTGGFISVENIKKEIEEPMEISTISTVTTVPVPLRVRSPGAQSAAAVIHDVNQPLPPGED; encoded by the exons atGGATCCCATATTGGGCCGTTCTCAATTTCTTAGTGAAACTGTAAACTTGTTTACAGATGAAAAGACTGCTAATGCCAGAGCTCGT gtTGTGGAATGGATGAATGAAATCAATACTTCGGAACCGCAAATAAAATGTGAACTGCTGGTAAAAATCCAAGAAACCATTATGGGTTCTTGTGTTGAACTTTTGGAGGAGTTTTTAGAACACATTTTATCTTTGGCTCATGACACCAACATGGATGTGCGCAAACAGGTGGTGGGCTTTATGGAACAAATATG CAAAGTAAAAGTTGAGTATTTGGGTCAAGTGGTCAATGTTATATCCATGCTGTTGCGCGATCGTAGTCCCCAAGTTATCAAGCGTGTTATACAGGCCTCGGGAAGCATTTATAAAAATGGTTTGCAATGGATTTGCAATCAACAGGAAATGACCGATAGTTGTGAACAGGCCTGGAACGTATTAAGTTTGATTAAGGCCCAAATTCTCGATCTTATTGACAATGAAAACGATGGCATACGTACAAATGCCATCAAGTTCCTGGAGGGTGCTGTGGTGTTGCAAAGCTATGCCGATGAAGATAGCCAAAAGAGGGACAATGATTTCTCCTTGGAAAATGTGCCGGAGAATCTCAAAATTATTAAACGCAAAAAGCTGGAAGAAGaagcttttaatatttttgatattctaTTGAAATTTCATGCAGCCACACATATTTCCTCGGTGAATTTAATAGCGTGTACGGGTAGTCTTTGCACTATAGCGAAATTAAGACCCAGCCTTATGAGTCATGTGATTGAGGCGTTTAAgagtttaaattcaaatttaccaCCCACCCTGACAGATTCACAAGTCAGTTCGGTGAAAAAGAGCTTGAAAATGCAATTGATTGCCTTGCTCAAGAATAAGGGTTCCTACGAGTATCAGTCGGTTATAAAACATTTGCTAATCGATTTGGGAGCTTCTCAGGGTGAAGTACAAAGAGCTGTACCCAAAATGGataaacaagaacaaatgagGAGACAGAAGCGTATTTTGGATAATGCCACCACCAATTTACACAAGAAAATGCGTTTGACAAAACCTCAATATTTGGAAGAGGACAGCCAGGAGATGGTGGTGGATGAGGAAGAGCtggaaaagcaaaaacaaaaatctaccAAAGTTAATGAGAAATTTCTGACTGAACATCTAAGGTCCACTAATACAGTAGTTAATCTGGTGGTGGAGTATTTGCCTAAACTGCCGGAAACAGTGCCAGACAGCTTTTTAAAGGAATATACACCCATCAAAGATTTATCTATAGCCCAACAGGTGTCCAAAATATCCAACTTATTGGGGCAACAAATGACTGAACAAAAAATAGGCCCTGGTTCGGCAGCCTTTACAAAAGATGTGCCCATGAAGGTGTTGATAAAAGACAAACCTCCCAGCAATAAACCCAGCGAAGAAGTAATGGATATAGATGAGCCCTCTGTGTCGGAACCCGCACCCCTGGATGATGAACAGGTGCGTAAGGAAGAGGCAACTAAAAAGTTAAGGGAAAATATGGAACGTTTAAAGGGCGAACAAGAACTAATCGAACGTATGAAACAAAAAGCCAAAGCTTTAAAATTACAAGAAGTCACCAAGCCATTCACTAGACCGCAAAAGGAAAAATTCCTAATGGATGCGGTTAAACGTATACTGCATGCCGAACGTCAGTGTATAGTGGGCGGAGTGTCAgctaaaagaagaaaaattttaactgtTATGGCAGCCACATTCCCCGATAATGTACGCTACTACATATTCGAATTTATCATGATGGATATAAAGCAACGCATTGATTTGGCCTTTTCATGGTTGTATGAAGAATATTGTCTATTGCAGGGATTCACTAGACATTCCTATGTTAAATCCGAAAATCGTCCAGATCATGCCTACAATGAGCTGTTGGGACAAATCATTATGGGCATTATAAACAAATGTGAGTTAAGAGACAAAATTCTATTGCTAAGGAGAGTGTATTTAGAAGCTCCCCTATTGCCCGATGAATGCTTAAAACCTTTATTAAAATTGATACTTGTTGCTGAGTATTCCTCGTATGGTTTGGATTTACTAAAGGAATTGGCTATATTAAGACCACCACGTAAGGCTAAATTTTTAAGGCATCTTTTAAACTTTGGCGTACACGAACGCGTGGACATAAGAGATAAAGCTTTGGAGCACATAATAACACTGTACAATAGTCAGAAATTATTAGCGCCCCGTATAGATGAATTTGCTTTAGATTGGGCTTCATATTTGGAGAAGGAAATACCTCCAGCTGCAATTTATGGCGAGGAATATGGTAGACCCAATGTAGAAACAGCCTGGAGGGAAGAAATTGCCAAAACCTGTCTCATTATGCTATTGACATTGGCTCCCCACAATGCTAAAAcgtatttggaaaaattaacacaaatttataGCAACACCTCGGCGGATTTGAAACGCACCATTTTAAGATCCATAGATCCGGCCATTAAACAATTGGGTGCTGAAAATCCTTTACTATTGAAATTAATAGAGGATTCTCCCAAGGGCTGCGAAACCTTAATCATACGTATTATTTACATACTAACCGAAAGACAAGTAGCGCCCGCCCACGAACTGGTGCTTAGAGTTAAGGAGTTGTACCACAACAAAATTAAAGATGTGCGTGTTCTGATACCCATCCTAAGCGGTTTAACGCGTCAAGAAATTCTCACAGCTTtgccaaaattaataaaacttaatcAGGTTGTAGTTAAGGAGGTATTTAATCGTTTGCTTAGCATAGGAGCAGAGTTTGCCAACCAAACCATGGCCACCACACCCACAGAAATATTGGTGGCTTTGCATACCATTGATATCAGTGAGTGTGATTTGAAGTGCATTGTCAAGGCCACGTCCATGTGTTTGGCCGAAAAGGAAGTATTCACACAAGATGTACTCGTTAGTGTTCTACAGCAACTGGTGGAAATTGTACCCATACCCACACTTTTAATGCGCACCGTAATACAAAGTTTAACATTATATCCCCGTATGGCTAATTTCGTTTTAAATCTATTGCAACGTTTAATACTGAAACAAGTGTGGCGTCAGAAAGTCATATGGGAAGGATTTTTAAAGTGTTTGCAACGTTTGAAACCCACCTCACTGCCCGTAATGTTGCATCTACCGCCACAACAACTGATAAATGCTTTAGAGCAGTGTCCCGACTTAAGACCACTTTTGATTGAATATGCCGAAAGTATAAAGGAAGAGCCCATGTCGGGTATAACACCACAAATAATGGACATAATAACGGGCAAAGCTGTAGATGTTTTTATTacg gATGATACGGGAGGTTTTATTTctgtggaaaatattaaaaaggaaaTTGAGGAACCTATGGAAATTTCCACTATTTCTACTGTTACCACTGTACCCGTGCCCTTGCGTGTTCGTTCTCCAGGTGCTCAATCCGCCGCAGCTGTTATACATGATGTTAATCAACCTTTGCCTCCAGGAGAGGATTAA
- the LOC135949569 gene encoding probable RNA methyltransferase CG1239, translating into MDLNLLQPKIDQNEPEEIEIKLIKRKIEDETSTEKCKKLKTNELEQETAEQIKEAIADGKQNKTNKKSQETELLNEKLCTKLNTTAAKEQQQNDGETKVPSSPKKRLEVSKPSCSQKVNKEKFIYGNYSQYYGYRNKDKDNHDIRLDVFAEQKEMFKNKQILDIGCNSGFITMEVAKQLEIKSIVGLDIDRSLINQAIKNLTKCKKSLPMDNELKRLKKFPFNITFVHGNYVLKDDVLLEIEKAQFDVILCLSITKWIHLNFGDKGLKQAFRRMFLQLKPQGRLILEAQPFDNYGRRKKMTETIFQNFKDMKFLPKNFTEYLLSTEVGFSNMELMGVPDHCAKGFKRPIQIFFKK; encoded by the exons atggATTTGAATTTGCTGCAACCCAAAATAGACCAGAATGAACCAGaggaaattgaaataaaactaataaaaaggaaaattgAAGATGAAACTTCAACagaaaagtgtaaaaaattaaaaacaaatgaattggAACAAGAAACAGCTGAACAAATTAAGGAAGCAATAGCCGatggtaaacaaaataaaacaaacaagaaaTCTCAGGAAACAGAGctactaaatgaaaaattatgtacAAAACTAAACACTACAGCAGctaaagaacaacaacaaaatgatgGAGAAACTAAAGTACCCAGCAGTCCTAAAAAACGTTTGGAAGTTTCAAAGCCATCATGttcacaaaaagtaaataaagaaaaatttatttatggcaACTATAGTCAATATTATGGTTATCGTAACAAGGACAAAGATAACCATGACATACGTTTGGATGTGTTTGCTGAACAAaaggaaatgtttaaaaataaacaaattttagatatAGGCTGCAATAGTGGCTTCATTACCATGGAGGTGGCTAAGCAACTTGAAATCAAATCAATAGTAGGCCTCGATATAGATAGATCTTTGATAAATCAAGCcattaaaaacttaacaaaatgtAAGAAATCCTTACCCATGGATAATGAATTGAAAAGACTGAAAAAGTTTCCCTTCAACATTACATTTGTACATGGCAATTATGTATTGAAAGATGATGTTCTACTGGAAATTGAAAAAGCTCAATTTGATGTGATATTATGTTTATCCATAACCAAATGGATACATTTGAATTTTGGTGATAAAGGCCTTAAACAAGCTTTCCGGCGtatgtttttgcagttgaagcCTCAGGGTAGGCTAATACTGGAAGCTCAACCTTTTGATAATTATGGCAGAAGGAAAAAAATGAcg gaAACCATATTTCAGAATTTCAAGGATATGAAATTCTTACCCAAAAACTTTACCGAGTATTTGCTATCTACCGAAGTGGGCTTTTCTAATATGGAATTAATGGGTGTACCTGATCATTGTGCAAAGGGTTTTAAGAGACCCAtacagattttctttaaaaaataa
- the LOC135949570 gene encoding glyoxylate reductase/hydroxypyruvate reductase — protein MNKLFSRLYRLEQQTCYLISSRQTAVTLESKHRYSKMASEKCVYVTRPDVAAIGLDLLKKECNVTTWSEPNPVPREELLKQIKGKEALFCALTDKIDAEVIAAAGPQLKCISTISVGYEHIDLAACKKNGIRVGYTPDVLTDATAELTLGLLLSVNRRLIEANKEVYNGGWKSWAPSWMCGQGLKGSRVGLFGFGRIGQEIASRLVPFKPSLITYTTRTQRPEEAKKVQATYVTFEEMLKESDFIIACCALTAETKEIFNTSAFGKMKKNCIFINISRGAVVDQKALYVALKEKRIMAAGLDVTTPEPLPLDDPLLTLDNIVVLPHIGSADTNTRTEMSRITAVNILAGLKGEKMLAEVEI, from the exons ATGAACAAGTTATTTTCCAGATTGTACAGATTAGAACAACAAACTTGTTACTTGATCTCTAGCCGGCAAACAGCAGTCACACTCGAAAGTAAGCACAGATACTCAAAAATGGCAAGTGAAAAATGTGTATATGTTACAAGACCAGATGTGGCAGCCATAGGTTtggatttattgaaaaaaga ATGTAATGTAACAACTTGGAGTGAACCCAATCCAGTGCCACGCGAAgaacttttaaaacaaataaagggCAAGGAGGCTCTATTCTGTGCTCTCACCGATAAAATAGATGCCGAAGTTATTGCTGCTGCCGGTCCACAATTGAAATGTATTTCCACCATTAGTGTTGGTTATGAACACATTGATTTAGCAGCCTGTAAGAAGAATGGCATACGTGTTGGCTACACACCCGATGTACTAACCGATGCCACAGCCGAACTGACTTTAGGTTTATTGTTATCAGTGAATAGGCGTTTAATTGAAGCTAACAAAGAAGTGTATAATGGTGGCTGGAAATCTTGGGCACCCAGCTGGATGTGTGGTCAAGGTTTGAAGGGTTCTCGTGTGGGTCTCTTTGGTTTTGGTCGCATTGGTCAAGAGATTGCCAGCCGTTTGGTGCCCTTCAAACCCTCCCTCATCACCTACACCACACGCACTCAACGGCCCGAAGAAGCCAAGAAAGTTCAAGCCACCTATGTAACATTTGAGGAAATGTTGAAGGAATCTGATTTCATTATAGCCTGTTGTGCCTTAACTGCCGAAAcaaaggaaatttttaataccTCTGCATTTGGTAAAATGaaaaagaattgcatttttataaatatatctcgTGGTGCTGTGGTGGATCAAAAGGCTTTGTATGTGGCGCTTAAAGAGAAACGTATAATGGCTGCTGGTTTAGATGTTACCACACCCGAACCGTTGCCATTGGACGATCCTCTCTTGACATTGGATAATATCGTTGTGCTGCCTCATATTGGCAGTGCCGATACTAATACACGTACGGAAATGTCACGCATAACGGCTGTGAATATTTTAGCTGGTCTAAAGGGTGAAAAAATGTTGGCTGAAgtggaaatttaa
- the LOC135949568 gene encoding CCA tRNA nucleotidyltransferase 1, mitochondrial, producing the protein MFIAKNWNFLINTTQIVKISLRSMSASCKQQTKELKPVVLGAPNKMRDNPAVKKIDTPEFKSIFTEELNALVDLFKKYNYELRIAGGAVRDILMEIKPKDVDFATTATPDQMKEMFTTENVRMINAKGEKHGTITPRINNKENFEVTTLRIDVRTDGRHAEVQFTTDWQLDANRRDLTINSMFLGFDGTLYDYFYGYEDLQQRKVVFVGDAAIRIQEDYLRILRYFRFYGRIARQPNQHDEPTLQAIRNNVDGLSRISGERIWSEMQKIVVGNFAEEMVLEMINCGLAPYCGLPQKVNLEEFKKLSQTLKDFEKPHYPILIMISLLHSVQDAMKLHERLKLSAFERDLALFITQQKDKVDLEYKTLNDYQILCLQPYAKREFVEELLKYTNKKELYSALKAWTIPKFPVNGNLLKERGCPSQKKMGIILNQLKLIWAESDFKLTAEELLDQHLPAVMENLTSPSLSPNKKLKTSK; encoded by the exons AtgtttattgcaaaaaattgGAATTTCCTAATAAATACCAcacaaattgtaaaaatttcccTACGTTCTATGTCCGCTTCgtgtaaacaacaaacaaaagaatTGAAACCTGTTGTCTTGGGTGCTCCTAACAAAATGCGTGACAATCCAGCAGTGAAGAAAATTGATACTCCCGAATTTAAAAGCATTTTCACTGAAGAGCTTAACGCATTGGTGGATCTGTTTAAGAAATACAACTATGAGTTGAGAATAGCTGGTGGAGCGGTGCGTGatattttaatggaaattaaACCGAAAGATGTAGATTTTGCCACCACCGCCACACCGGATCAAATGAAGGAGATGTTTACCACGGAAAACGTACGCATGATTAATGCCAAGGGTGAGAAACATGGCACCATAACGCCACGCATAAACAACAAGGAAAACTTCGAGGTGACCACCTTGAGAATAGATGTGCGCACAGACGGCCGACATGCAGAAGTGCAATTTACCACAGATTGGCAATTGGATGCCAATCGCCGGGATTTGACAATTAACTCCATGTTTTTGGGTTTTGATGGTACATTGTATGACTATTTTTATGGTTACGAGGACTTGCAACAAAGGAAAGTGGTTTTTGTGGGTGATGCCGCTATACGCATACAGGAGGATTATCTGcgtattttaagatattttcgtttttatgGTCGTATTGCCCGGCAGCCTAATCAGCATGATGAGCCTACTTTACAGGCCATAAGAAATAATGTGGATGGTTTGAGCCGCATTAGTGGCGAAAGGATTTGGTCAGAAATGCAAAAAATTGTGGTGGGCAATTTTGCTGAGGAAATGGTTTTGGAAATGATTAATTGTGGTTTGGCGCCATATTGTGGTTTACCACAAAAAGTCAATCTGGAGGAATTCAAAAAATTGTCTCAAACTTTAAAAGACTTTGAAAAACCTCATTATCCtattttaataatgatttcATTGCTACACTCGGTACAAGATGCCATGAAGCTGCATGAAAGATTAAAACTATCGGCATTTGAAAGAGATTTGGCTTTGTTCATAACACAACAAAAAGATAAG GTTGATTTGGAATACAAAACCCTAAACGATTATCAGATATTGTGCCTGCAACCTTATGCCAAACGGGAATTCGTAGaggaattattaaaatatacaaataaaaaagaattatatagCGCCTTAAAAGCCTGGACTATACCCAAATTCCCTGTAAATGGCAATTTACTAAAAGAACGAGGATGTCCCTCTCAAAAGAAAATGGgtattattttaaatcaattaaaactcATTTGGGCTGAAAGCGATTTTAAGTTAACAGCAGAAGAATTATTAGACCAGCACTTACCAGCAGTTATGGAAAACTTAACATCACCTTCTCTATCGCCCAACAAGAAACTCAAAACTAGCAAATAA